One genomic region from Opisthocomus hoazin isolate bOpiHoa1 chromosome Z, bOpiHoa1.hap1, whole genome shotgun sequence encodes:
- the HABP4 gene encoding intracellular hyaluronan-binding protein 4 isoform X3, translating into MMKGSVSSAVAAVMQESFGCAVANRFYQLLDDESDPFDILREAERRRQQRKERDEAAAGGRAGRGGRAGGGGGKRESQKERRQLGSPTAGPPQPGQKQAPKRGEQQGFSSGEAEVKQDKTERRPTFRAYRSCETERQVKVTVERNKNQARNLFRPSERLDHERPVRGRGGGRGGTRGRGRGGGINRSSDGFDQRGNREFERQSGNDKTGMEQTAPMEETAETAEKPGASEGEPLNKVAEGEPMEEVVQEMTLDEWKNLQQQNRPKPEFNIRKPESTVPSKAVVIHKSKYSDDLQKDDFEDDSHTLRRPANDITSQLDINFGSLPRPGSRGARGGRGRGRRVEETLPRPEVVQLVAPNPDDPEDFPALA; encoded by the exons ATGATGAAGGGGTCGGTGAGCAGCGCGGTGGCTGCCGTCATGCAGGAGAGCTTCGGCTGCGCCGTCGCCAACCGCTTCTACCAGCTCCTGGACGACGAGTCGGACCCCTTCGACATCCTGCGCGAAGCCGAGCGCCGCCGGCAGCAGCGCAAGGAGCGCGACGAGGCGGCGGCAGGCGGGAGGGCCGGtcgcggcggccgggcgggcggcggcggcggaaaGAGGGAGTCCCAGAAGGAGCGCAGGCAGCTCGGCAGTCCGACCGCGGGGCCGCCGCAGCCCG gcCAGAAGCAAGCACCCAAGCGGGGAGAACAGCAAGGATTCAGCAGTGGAGAAGCAGAGGTGAAACAAGACAAGACTGAAAGGAGACCAACTTTCAGGGCATACCGTTCATGTGAAACCGAAAGACAAGTCAAAGTCACAGTGGAAAG GAACAAAAATCAGGCTAGAAATCTTTTTAGACCAAGTGAAAGATTAGACCATGAAAGGCCAGTAAGAGGTCGTGGCGGAGGACGAGGTGGAACACGAGGTAGAGGAAGAGGTGGTGGAATAAATAGAAGTTCTGATGGCTTCGACCAAAGAGGAAACCGGGAATTTGAAAGACAAAGTGGGAATGATAAAAC tGGGATGGAACAGACTGCTCCTATGGAAGAGACTGCAGAAACAGCTGAGAAGCCAGGGGCATCTGAAGGAGAACCTCTGAACAA AGTTGCTGAAGGAGAGCCAATGGAAGAAGTAGTTCAAGAAATGACGTTAGATGAGTGGAAAAATCTTCAGCAACAGAACCGACCAAAGCCTGAATTCAACATCCGGAAGCCAGAATCCACTGTTCCTTCCAAAGCAGTGGTGATTCACAAGTCAAAATATAGCGATGAT TTGCAAAAAGATGACTTTGAAGATGATTCTCATACCTTGCGAAGACCAGCGAATGACATAACATCTCAGCTGGATATTAATTTTGGGAGTCTTCCTCGTCCTGGATCAAGAGGAGCACGAGGCGGTCGTGGTCGTGGCAGACGAGTTGAGGAGACACTACCTCGCCCAGAAGTA GTGCAGCTTGTTGCTCCAAATCCTGATGATCCTGAGGATTTTCCAGCTTTAGCTTGA
- the HABP4 gene encoding intracellular hyaluronan-binding protein 4 isoform X2 encodes MMKGSVSSAVAAVMQESFGCAVANRFYQLLDDESDPFDILREAERRRQQRKERDEAAAGGRAGRGGRAGGGGGKRESQKERRQLGSPTAGPPQPGQKQAPKRGEQQGFSSGEAEVKQDKTERRPTFRAYRSCETERQVKVTVERNKNQARNLFRPSERLDHERPVRGRGGGRGGTRGRGRGGGINRSSDGFDQRGNREFERQSGNDKTGMKADDKKGGGGACNWGTFKGGTSGMEQTAPMEETAETAEKPGASEGEPLNKVAEGEPMEEVVQEMTLDEWKNLQQQNRPKPEFNIRKPESTVPSKAVVIHKSKYSDDLQKDDFEDDSHTLRRPANDITSQLDINFGSLPRPGSRGARGGRGRGRRVEETLPRPEVQLVAPNPDDPEDFPALA; translated from the exons ATGATGAAGGGGTCGGTGAGCAGCGCGGTGGCTGCCGTCATGCAGGAGAGCTTCGGCTGCGCCGTCGCCAACCGCTTCTACCAGCTCCTGGACGACGAGTCGGACCCCTTCGACATCCTGCGCGAAGCCGAGCGCCGCCGGCAGCAGCGCAAGGAGCGCGACGAGGCGGCGGCAGGCGGGAGGGCCGGtcgcggcggccgggcgggcggcggcggcggaaaGAGGGAGTCCCAGAAGGAGCGCAGGCAGCTCGGCAGTCCGACCGCGGGGCCGCCGCAGCCCG gcCAGAAGCAAGCACCCAAGCGGGGAGAACAGCAAGGATTCAGCAGTGGAGAAGCAGAGGTGAAACAAGACAAGACTGAAAGGAGACCAACTTTCAGGGCATACCGTTCATGTGAAACCGAAAGACAAGTCAAAGTCACAGTGGAAAG GAACAAAAATCAGGCTAGAAATCTTTTTAGACCAAGTGAAAGATTAGACCATGAAAGGCCAGTAAGAGGTCGTGGCGGAGGACGAGGTGGAACACGAGGTAGAGGAAGAGGTGGTGGAATAAATAGAAGTTCTGATGGCTTCGACCAAAGAGGAAACCGGGAATTTGAAAGACAAAGTGGGAATGATAAAAC AGGAATGAAAGCAGATGACAAAAAGGGTGGAGGTGGAGCTTGCAACTGGGGAACATTTAAAGGTGGTACAAG tGGGATGGAACAGACTGCTCCTATGGAAGAGACTGCAGAAACAGCTGAGAAGCCAGGGGCATCTGAAGGAGAACCTCTGAACAA AGTTGCTGAAGGAGAGCCAATGGAAGAAGTAGTTCAAGAAATGACGTTAGATGAGTGGAAAAATCTTCAGCAACAGAACCGACCAAAGCCTGAATTCAACATCCGGAAGCCAGAATCCACTGTTCCTTCCAAAGCAGTGGTGATTCACAAGTCAAAATATAGCGATGAT TTGCAAAAAGATGACTTTGAAGATGATTCTCATACCTTGCGAAGACCAGCGAATGACATAACATCTCAGCTGGATATTAATTTTGGGAGTCTTCCTCGTCCTGGATCAAGAGGAGCACGAGGCGGTCGTGGTCGTGGCAGACGAGTTGAGGAGACACTACCTCGCCCAGAA GTGCAGCTTGTTGCTCCAAATCCTGATGATCCTGAGGATTTTCCAGCTTTAGCTTGA
- the HABP4 gene encoding intracellular hyaluronan-binding protein 4 isoform X1 produces MMKGSVSSAVAAVMQESFGCAVANRFYQLLDDESDPFDILREAERRRQQRKERDEAAAGGRAGRGGRAGGGGGKRESQKERRQLGSPTAGPPQPGQKQAPKRGEQQGFSSGEAEVKQDKTERRPTFRAYRSCETERQVKVTVERNKNQARNLFRPSERLDHERPVRGRGGGRGGTRGRGRGGGINRSSDGFDQRGNREFERQSGNDKTGMKADDKKGGGGACNWGTFKGGTSGMEQTAPMEETAETAEKPGASEGEPLNKVAEGEPMEEVVQEMTLDEWKNLQQQNRPKPEFNIRKPESTVPSKAVVIHKSKYSDDLQKDDFEDDSHTLRRPANDITSQLDINFGSLPRPGSRGARGGRGRGRRVEETLPRPEVVQLVAPNPDDPEDFPALA; encoded by the exons ATGATGAAGGGGTCGGTGAGCAGCGCGGTGGCTGCCGTCATGCAGGAGAGCTTCGGCTGCGCCGTCGCCAACCGCTTCTACCAGCTCCTGGACGACGAGTCGGACCCCTTCGACATCCTGCGCGAAGCCGAGCGCCGCCGGCAGCAGCGCAAGGAGCGCGACGAGGCGGCGGCAGGCGGGAGGGCCGGtcgcggcggccgggcgggcggcggcggcggaaaGAGGGAGTCCCAGAAGGAGCGCAGGCAGCTCGGCAGTCCGACCGCGGGGCCGCCGCAGCCCG gcCAGAAGCAAGCACCCAAGCGGGGAGAACAGCAAGGATTCAGCAGTGGAGAAGCAGAGGTGAAACAAGACAAGACTGAAAGGAGACCAACTTTCAGGGCATACCGTTCATGTGAAACCGAAAGACAAGTCAAAGTCACAGTGGAAAG GAACAAAAATCAGGCTAGAAATCTTTTTAGACCAAGTGAAAGATTAGACCATGAAAGGCCAGTAAGAGGTCGTGGCGGAGGACGAGGTGGAACACGAGGTAGAGGAAGAGGTGGTGGAATAAATAGAAGTTCTGATGGCTTCGACCAAAGAGGAAACCGGGAATTTGAAAGACAAAGTGGGAATGATAAAAC AGGAATGAAAGCAGATGACAAAAAGGGTGGAGGTGGAGCTTGCAACTGGGGAACATTTAAAGGTGGTACAAG tGGGATGGAACAGACTGCTCCTATGGAAGAGACTGCAGAAACAGCTGAGAAGCCAGGGGCATCTGAAGGAGAACCTCTGAACAA AGTTGCTGAAGGAGAGCCAATGGAAGAAGTAGTTCAAGAAATGACGTTAGATGAGTGGAAAAATCTTCAGCAACAGAACCGACCAAAGCCTGAATTCAACATCCGGAAGCCAGAATCCACTGTTCCTTCCAAAGCAGTGGTGATTCACAAGTCAAAATATAGCGATGAT TTGCAAAAAGATGACTTTGAAGATGATTCTCATACCTTGCGAAGACCAGCGAATGACATAACATCTCAGCTGGATATTAATTTTGGGAGTCTTCCTCGTCCTGGATCAAGAGGAGCACGAGGCGGTCGTGGTCGTGGCAGACGAGTTGAGGAGACACTACCTCGCCCAGAAGTA GTGCAGCTTGTTGCTCCAAATCCTGATGATCCTGAGGATTTTCCAGCTTTAGCTTGA
- the ZNF367 gene encoding zinc finger protein 367 encodes MAERPPPGPPVIFCQDSPKRVLVSVIKTTPIKPSWRGSSEEPAPAPPVPTSPGFSDFMVYPWRWGENAHNVTLSPGTAAPSPLPPPRGAAPGAPAGEEEEEAAGSPGGGRHRHTKDGIRRGRPRADTVRDLISAGEHSSSRIRCNVCNRVFPREKSLQAHKRTHTGERPYLCDYPDCGKAFVQSGQLKTHQRLHTGEKPFVCSENGCLSRFTHANRHCPKHPYARLKREELTDRLNKKQTADNKAVAEWLAKYWETREQRAPGLKTKTIQKTDQEQQDPMEYLQSDEEDDEEKNSAHAAARRRRLQEQRERMHGALALIELANLAVAPLRP; translated from the exons ATGGCGgagcggccgccgccgggccctcCGGTGATTTTTTGCCAGGACTCCCCGAAGCGCGTCCTGGTTTCCGTTATCAAAACCACTCCGATCAAACCCTCCTGGAGGGGAAGCAGTGAGGagccggcgcccgccccgcccgtcCCCACCAGCCCTGGCTTCAGCGACTTCATGGTCTACCCCTGGCGCTGGGGCGAGAACGCCCACAACGTCACCCTCAGCCCGGGCACCGCCGCCCCCTCGCCGCTACCACCgccccgcggggcagcgcccggagcccccgccggggaggaggaggaggaggcggcggggagcccgggcGGCGGCAGGCACCGGCACacgaag GACGGGATAAGGCGTGGCCGCCCGCGCGCCGACACGGTCCGTGACCTCATCAGCGCCGGGGAGCATTCCTCCAGCAGGATCCGGTGCAACGTCTGCAACCGGGTCTTCCCGCGGGAGAAGTCGCTGCAGGCCCACAAGCGGACCCACACCG GTGAAAGGCCGTATTTGTGTGACTACCCAGACTGCGGGAAAGCCTTTGTTCAGAGTGGGCAGCTCAAAACTCACCAGCGCCTCCACACAGGGGAGAAACCTTTCGTCTGCTCGGAGAACG GCTGTTTAAGCAGGTTCACGCATGCAAACCGTCACTGCCCCAAACATCCATACGCCCGGCTGAAGAGGGAAGAGCTCACAGACAGGCTGAATAAGAAGCAGACAGCTGACAATAAAGCCGTGGCTGAGTGGCTAGCAAA ATACTGGGAGACAAGAGAACAACGTGCTCCGGGTCTGAAAACCAAGACGATCCAGAAAACGGATCAGGAGCAGCAGGACCCGATGGAGTACCTTCAGTCTGACGAAGAGGACGACGAGGAGAAAAACAGCGCCCACGCAGCGGCTCGCCGCCGGCGCCTCCAGGAACAGCGTGAGCGCATGCATGGCGCGTTGGCCCTCATTGAGCTTGCCAACCTCGCCGTGGCACCGCTGCGACCGTAG